Proteins co-encoded in one Micropterus dolomieu isolate WLL.071019.BEF.003 ecotype Adirondacks linkage group LG19, ASM2129224v1, whole genome shotgun sequence genomic window:
- the clint1a gene encoding clathrin interactor 1a isoform X2 yields the protein MMNMWKVRELVDKATNVVMNYSEVESKVREATNDDPWGPSGQLMSEISRATFMYEQFPEVMNMLWARMLRDNKKNWRRVYKSLLLLAHLIRNGSERVVTSTREHLYDLRSLESYHFVDENGKDQGVNVRQKVKELVEFVQDDDRLREERKKAKKNKDKYIGVSSDSMGYRNYSGDRYDSSDSRGKWDDDWEKNKGQFPFSEKLGEISDKIGSTIDDTISRFRKKDRDDSPDRFSDNEEDRGRSSYNGQSGKDFKDEEETVTTKSVHIVQATETTATRKRGGVPSRKVDLGAAANFTGDKSPSTSNKPPQPAAPQPSSTGLADLLMVDTTPSQPAATDLIGGFADFSSPAASVGLSKGPAVPASSSNGDFGEWNAFPGGQMPASAQTVDNSGSDLFGAMAAGPAAAPAPAPISASGSGPASADLFDLMGPTQSLTSSQSLNFSMSSTQSMSTTVLPQSRSQNMGGLQSVMPLQPVQQGVASQDAGAKASLPSTWSDHSVNISLDFLGPGIQPPKPSQPSLNTLQHGNQVPANMLSQGFSSMSLGPTPARPPVNPMMHPGAGMGMGMGMGMAPNQGMMGMGMTMGMPQGGMTMGMPQGGMTMGMPQGGMTMGMPGGMGMGMGMNPAMVQQPKHDAFADFGNFGK from the exons AACCAACGTGGTGATGAACTATTCAGAGGTGGAGTCTAAAGTCAGAGAGGCCACCAATGATGATCCCTGGGGACCATCAGGACAGCTGATGAGTGAAATCTCTAG AGCCACCTTCATGTATGAGCAGTTCCCAGAGGTGATGAACATGCTGTGGGCCCGCATGCTGAGGGATAACAAGAAGAACTGGAGGAGAGTCTACAAG TCCCTGCTACTGCTTGCCCATCTAATCAGGAATGGATCAGAGAGGGTTGTTACCAGCACCAGAGAACATTTGTATGACCTGAGATCATTAGAAAGCTACCACTTTGTAG aTGAGAATGGGAAGGACCAAGGTGTAAATGTGCGTCAGAAGGTGAAGGAGTTGGTGGAGTTTGTCCAGGATGATGACAGGCTTAGGGAAGAACGGAAAAAGGCAAAGaagaacaaagacaaatatattgGGGTATCCTCTGACAGTATGGGATACCGAAATTACT CGGGGGACAGGTACGACTCCAGCGATAGCCGGGGAAAGTGGGACGACGACTGGGAGAAGAATAAAGGACAGTTCCCCTTCAGCGAGAAGTTGGGGGAGATCAGCGACAAAATCGGCAGCACTATTGACGACACCATAAGCAGATTTAGGAAGAAGGATAGAGACGACTCGCCAGATCGATTTAG TGACAACGAGGAGGACCGGGGTCGCTCGTCTTACAATGGCCAGTCAGGAAAAGACTTCAAAGATGAAGAGGAGACTGTCACCACCAAGAGTGTACACATAGTCCAAGCAACAGAGACTACAGCAACACGGAAGAGAGGAGGGGTCCCGTCCAGGAAAGTAGACTTGGGGGCCGCAGCCAACTTTACAGGAGACAAAAGCCCAAGCACCTCCAACAAACCG CCTCAGCCAGCAGCCCCTCAGCCCTCTAGTACTGGCCTAGCTGACCTACTAATGGTGGACACAACACCGAGCCAGCCTGCCGCCACAG ACCTGATTGGTGGATTTGCTGACTTTTCCTCGCCTGCTGCCTCCGTCGGCCTCTCCAAAGGACCTG CAGTGCCAGCCTCCAGCAGCAATGGAGACTTTGGAGAGTGGAATGCCTTCCCTGGAGGTCAGATGCCAGCATCTGCTCAGACTGTTGACAACAGCGGAAGTGACCTTTTTGGAGCCATGGCAGCAGGTCCTGCCGCTGCCCCGGCCCCCGCCCCAATCTCGGCTTCAGGCTCTGGTCCTGCCTCAGCAGACCTGTTTGACTTGATGGGGCCAACTCAGTCCCTCACCTCGTCCCAGAGCCTCAACTTCAGCATGAGCAGCACACAGAGCATGAGCACCACAGTCCTGCCCCAGTCTAGGTCACAG AACATGGGGGGTCTTCAGTCTGTCATGCCACTCCAGCCTGTGCAGCAGGGAGTGGCCTCTCAAGATGCCGGAGCCAAAGCGTCCCTCCCTTCCACCTGGTCAGACCACTCGGTTAACATCAGCCTGGACTTCCTGGGCCCAGGCATCCAGCCACCCAAGCCTAGCCAGCCCAGCCTCAACACGCTCCAACACG GCAACCAGGTACCTGCCAACATGCTCTCCCAGGGATTTTCCAGTATGAGCCTTGGACCTACACCAGCCAGGCCGCCTGTAAATCCTATGATGCATCCTGGTGCTGGCATGGGAATGGGGATGGGCATGGGGATGGCCCCCAACCAGGGCATGATGGGGATGGGCATGACCATGGGGATGCCACAGGGAGGTATGACCATGGGGATGCCACAGGGAGGTATGACCATGGGGATGCCACAGGGAGGTATGACCATGGGGATGCCCGGTGGAATGGGAATGGGGATGGGGATGAACCCTGCAATGGTCCAACAGCCCAAACACGATGCCTTTGCTGACTTCGGCAACTTTGGAAAGTGA
- the clint1a gene encoding clathrin interactor 1a isoform X1 — MNYSEVESKVREATNDDPWGPSGQLMSEISRATFMYEQFPEVMNMLWARMLRDNKKNWRRVYKSLLLLAHLIRNGSERVVTSTREHLYDLRSLESYHFVDENGKDQGVNVRQKVKELVEFVQDDDRLREERKKAKKNKDKYIGVSSDSMGYRNYSGDRYDSSDSRGKWDDDWEKNKGQFPFSEKLGEISDKIGSTIDDTISRFRKKDRDDSPDRFSDNEEDRGRSSYNGQSGKDFKDEEETVTTKSVHIVQATETTATRKRGGVPSRKVDLGAAANFTGDKSPSTSNKPPQPAAPQPSSTGLADLLMVDTTPSQPAATDLIGGFADFSSPAASVGLSKGPAVPASSSNGDFGEWNAFPGGQMPASAQTVDNSGSDLFGAMAAGPAAAPAPAPISASGSGPASADLFDLMGPTQSLTSSQSLNFSMSSTQSMSTTVLPQSRSQNMGGLQSVMPLQPVQQGVASQDAGAKASLPSTWSDHSVNISLDFLGPGIQPPKPSQPSLNTLQHGNQVPANMLSQGFSSMSLGPTPARPPVNPMMHPGAGMGMGMGMGMAPNQGMMGMGMTMGMPQGGMTMGMPQGGMTMGMPQGGMTMGMPGGMGMGMGMNPAMVQQPKHDAFADFGNFGK; from the exons ATGAACTATTCAGAGGTGGAGTCTAAAGTCAGAGAGGCCACCAATGATGATCCCTGGGGACCATCAGGACAGCTGATGAGTGAAATCTCTAG AGCCACCTTCATGTATGAGCAGTTCCCAGAGGTGATGAACATGCTGTGGGCCCGCATGCTGAGGGATAACAAGAAGAACTGGAGGAGAGTCTACAAG TCCCTGCTACTGCTTGCCCATCTAATCAGGAATGGATCAGAGAGGGTTGTTACCAGCACCAGAGAACATTTGTATGACCTGAGATCATTAGAAAGCTACCACTTTGTAG aTGAGAATGGGAAGGACCAAGGTGTAAATGTGCGTCAGAAGGTGAAGGAGTTGGTGGAGTTTGTCCAGGATGATGACAGGCTTAGGGAAGAACGGAAAAAGGCAAAGaagaacaaagacaaatatattgGGGTATCCTCTGACAGTATGGGATACCGAAATTACT CGGGGGACAGGTACGACTCCAGCGATAGCCGGGGAAAGTGGGACGACGACTGGGAGAAGAATAAAGGACAGTTCCCCTTCAGCGAGAAGTTGGGGGAGATCAGCGACAAAATCGGCAGCACTATTGACGACACCATAAGCAGATTTAGGAAGAAGGATAGAGACGACTCGCCAGATCGATTTAG TGACAACGAGGAGGACCGGGGTCGCTCGTCTTACAATGGCCAGTCAGGAAAAGACTTCAAAGATGAAGAGGAGACTGTCACCACCAAGAGTGTACACATAGTCCAAGCAACAGAGACTACAGCAACACGGAAGAGAGGAGGGGTCCCGTCCAGGAAAGTAGACTTGGGGGCCGCAGCCAACTTTACAGGAGACAAAAGCCCAAGCACCTCCAACAAACCG CCTCAGCCAGCAGCCCCTCAGCCCTCTAGTACTGGCCTAGCTGACCTACTAATGGTGGACACAACACCGAGCCAGCCTGCCGCCACAG ACCTGATTGGTGGATTTGCTGACTTTTCCTCGCCTGCTGCCTCCGTCGGCCTCTCCAAAGGACCTG CAGTGCCAGCCTCCAGCAGCAATGGAGACTTTGGAGAGTGGAATGCCTTCCCTGGAGGTCAGATGCCAGCATCTGCTCAGACTGTTGACAACAGCGGAAGTGACCTTTTTGGAGCCATGGCAGCAGGTCCTGCCGCTGCCCCGGCCCCCGCCCCAATCTCGGCTTCAGGCTCTGGTCCTGCCTCAGCAGACCTGTTTGACTTGATGGGGCCAACTCAGTCCCTCACCTCGTCCCAGAGCCTCAACTTCAGCATGAGCAGCACACAGAGCATGAGCACCACAGTCCTGCCCCAGTCTAGGTCACAG AACATGGGGGGTCTTCAGTCTGTCATGCCACTCCAGCCTGTGCAGCAGGGAGTGGCCTCTCAAGATGCCGGAGCCAAAGCGTCCCTCCCTTCCACCTGGTCAGACCACTCGGTTAACATCAGCCTGGACTTCCTGGGCCCAGGCATCCAGCCACCCAAGCCTAGCCAGCCCAGCCTCAACACGCTCCAACACG GCAACCAGGTACCTGCCAACATGCTCTCCCAGGGATTTTCCAGTATGAGCCTTGGACCTACACCAGCCAGGCCGCCTGTAAATCCTATGATGCATCCTGGTGCTGGCATGGGAATGGGGATGGGCATGGGGATGGCCCCCAACCAGGGCATGATGGGGATGGGCATGACCATGGGGATGCCACAGGGAGGTATGACCATGGGGATGCCACAGGGAGGTATGACCATGGGGATGCCACAGGGAGGTATGACCATGGGGATGCCCGGTGGAATGGGAATGGGGATGGGGATGAACCCTGCAATGGTCCAACAGCCCAAACACGATGCCTTTGCTGACTTCGGCAACTTTGGAAAGTGA